The sequence below is a genomic window from Ostrinia nubilalis chromosome Z, ilOstNubi1.1, whole genome shotgun sequence.
TTTATTCCAgaaaacaataactttgataCCCTCGAAATTCCTAGCGCTCAATGGAAAAACTTTCGTCTCCCTAAACTTTTAGAAATTAGTCTTTAACTCGCCGTCCTAACATAACTGATAGAAATATTCCAAGAAGTTTTTCTCAATCGCGTCAAATCATACCTGGAGTTGGACACGGTGGCCTGCTTGTACGGGTGGTCGCTCTCCACCCAGGTGTAGTACTGGCCGGTGGTGGTGGGCGTGGCCTCCTCAGCTGCTGGCACCAACAGATTCATGGCGGCCACGTGTGGGAGCAGCGTGTGGACCATCTCCAGGAGCGTTATCATGCTCTAGAGCAAAAAAATTTTTGGTTAACAATTGCAGCTAAACAGCTTATACATATTTACTAATGACTGGAGAACTGGATTAAAAAAAGATTCGTAAATATATTCGAAAGTTTGATACGgtactgagtttgttccggcgtttcttctcagcacttgccataattatgtttgtctcgaagcgctggtagggcccaaaagataaggagacatgtaaagtgccccaaaGGGTACCTTTTTTATTGTTTgctatatttgacgttcataagcgccacttgtggtctaaactgaataaatatttttgattttgattttaatgattcttGGAACGAGAATTGGGTAGTCCTGTTAAGTTCCCTTGCTATCTGGTTCTCCCATTTGTACTCACTGACAAACTCCTATTTGATCGCGTGCAGATCCGGGATCAGCATGTCGGCGCACTAAGAAACATTATGCAGTTGGAACTCttggtcggccgtttggtgtagtggtccAGAAGGGACTACTATGCAGAGAGATCCCGGGATCGATTcccagccgggcagaaattgaaatgatgaattttagtttctgtgacgggtctgggtgttactatgtataaatgtataataggtatgtatttaaaaaaaagtatataagtagtatatccgtgaagctagcacccataacacaaacattaagttgcttactttggggctagctggcgctgtgtgaaattgtccaaagaaagatttattattttattattattattagctcACTGACCTTGGAGTCGTCCAGCACGTCAAGATGCGCGACGGTGTAAGGCAGCAGCGTGTTGATGACGGGCGAGTGCTGGAGCACGGCGGCGTTGCGGCGCAGGTCCTCGGCCGTGAGCTCGTTGCGCAGCGTGCAGaacagcgccgcgccgcgctcCACCACCAGCGTGGCCACCCGCAGCGTGATCGCGCGCAACTCCGAGATCAAAGTGTCGGCGCTTTCGGACACGTTGTTCAGTTTTGTTGTCCTGGACAAGAGGCTGGTTTCAGGGCCATTCCTATTGGACATAGGAAAATCCATGTCACATGTGATCATGAAAAGCTATTATTGCTTTCAGTTTGACTACACTTTCGATTCGAATCCGACAAAAACTAGTAGAGAAATCGGATGACGGACATCGTATCTAGTGCGTATacctactaaagcctggtccgtgagcacgtagaatcccatccattgaccccaagctacacatccctatcgctcgcgcgtaattatattgctgtcgcgatcgcacactcactgcgggcgcccgtcgcacagtcgcgacagcaacataattacgcgcgagcgatagggatgggtagcttggggtcatttgacgggattctacgtgctcacggaccaggctttaacatAATATATTCTACGACTACGCCGGATCATGTCATAGATTCGGATCGGATGTTATACGAAACCGCTCCTACGTTAGTTATGGACACATAGAAACATCGAAACTAAACTGACCAAACTGAGGAAATAAAGCCGGGTCTCCAGCGTGTTTTGCTCCACACAATCAACAAAGgcatgtcaacattcaacacaAAACATAGTTTCACTACACATGTTTATTTGCATTTACAATGTTTTTGCTTTCATTTTCCGGTGGAAAACTCGTACACACAATCGCCCCCGCGCGTGTTGGCACTGTCTTATCACCACTAACAATTTGATAACTCAACTCATTAAAtagtttgtgttttattttgtcgCCAAGGTGATTTTGGTGGTTTCGTGCAAGTACAGGATGGATTGGAATAAGGAAACGATCCTAAACTTTATTAAGTTCATAAGAGAAAGACCTGCGATCTGGAACACTCAATCGCCGGATCACAAGATTAAAAACAAACGACACGACGCCATGGTAGAAGTGGCGATGTTGATGGGCATCTCCATAAAAGAAGTTAATACAAAATGGACTATTCTTCGAAATCAATTCAGCCGGGAAAAGAGAAAGATGACGGGtttgttttatttctagtatttcAATATGACATGACAATATTGTTATTCACTTTTTACAGTATTTTATGTACACTCTATTTTGTgactattttttaatttgtatattaCAGGTAGCCGCGCAGACTCGGTATACAAAACAAAATGGTATGCATACAAGGAGATGGAGCATTTAATGGCATGCAATACACCAATAATTAACATCAATAATAGTGAGGTAAGCATGATTTAAATGTGACTCTAATAAGACCAGAGCACTTTTTATAAGAGCAGCAAGGCTTAGTGTATAGTGATAGTTACAGTAGCGATTACAATTCATGGTCTCTGAAGAGGTACTAGTCTGGTAATAAgatatctttctttctttcttttcagccaaacgacgtccactgctggacaaaggcctcccccaaggttttccacaatgaacggtcctgcgctgcccgcatccaggctcttcccgcgacctttaccagatcgtcggtccacctagtaggaggcctgcccacgctacgtcttccagcccgtggtaaTAAGATATAACAGACACAAATCGAAAAAAGAAAAGCTATTTCATttactttaatataaattaaatgctGAAACTCTAATGTATATGTATCCAGTTATTCATCGCAATAacataagttaaaaaaaattaaataggtactgaCGGCTTTATGCCAAATGCATTTTCGACAATTCCGCAGGCGCGACACAATCtgtaatggacaacacgcataagttggaatattaagtttaattatgacttaatttaaagtttagatcacacacattatactagtttttatttcacctcaatccatccagtattaccgaagatagagcctcgagaagtttacggactttttaaaattttcaaaaatttccaatattcgcgcgtgacgtcacaacatgattttgcagcccccgcacgttaacccatttaccactttttgtcttttttcaactaaaataaaattttacctaactgacaagtgttgttagttgtcatcgttcaatcacatttcaaactaggcgctaaaaaagtaaccattattatgccacctattgccaattttgtgcactatgaagccatttttacatttatgcacttaaaaaaaatgcgaaagtttggatgtctggatgtctggaagtttaaaataaagtaaagtaatgtttatttctcaccaacataacagataatattattatgataacaaacaatcaggaaaaacaaaaagtaagaatgttggtgggtgtactaggaagattcctgtgtctcaggtttgttactctttcacgcaaaaagtactcaacggattttgttgaaactgtacaatattattgtttgtaacccagattaacatataggctattatttatgccgatctgtgacactaaatttcacgcgggtgaagccgcaggcaaaagctagtcgtgaaataaataggaaagtttaatgatctgaaacgtggtcgcttactatgggcctcataagaaggctcaaggtcacccaaagggtgatggagcgggctatgctcggggtgtccctgcgtgatcgaatcagaaatgaggagatccgcaggagaaccaaagtgcccgacatagcacgcagaattgctaaaatcaagtggcagttggcgggacacatagctcgtagagacgatggccattggagcagaaaatttcttgagtggcgaccacgggctggaagacgtagcgtgggcaggcctcctactaggtggaccgacgatctggtaaaggtcgcgggaagaacctgaatgcgggcagcgcagaacgGTTAATTATTAAagacctatggaaaacccaaaggcctctcgcctttgtccagcagtggacgtcatttggctgtaacgacgaaataggaaagaatgtaactatcaaaaatcttctctaaggcagcatttttccaatttcgcaacgagcgcggcaatcacagttaactaacagactaacagagagcatagcgaaatcttttttaatcaccaattttcaaaactcccggaacactttccaggtaaccacgttaatttgtaccaaacgactggactataatttaattgatataaaaatttgggtacatcttctcaaaaacaaaagaactggtgctaaaagggttaagtgacgttctgacatttgtagagggccttgtagaaggggaggctatggtgctgaatgtggattaactcgagtgtcatagtaacttattaggctgctaagcttgatgataaaaagaaaaatattttattgaatgtacatagtctggtcataagttctgtcatatgataataacttttgaattttgaatgaaggtctcaaaaatattttttactgaattagaattaaaaagaaaaaatgtgcgatagtttgaattttattgtatgtgtagtggacgcataaagaagtccgaactgcagttgtcacgttgcattgctaagCGCCAAAggagattttcgttgtgctaaaaaaatttagtttatcttttcattaaatgataggtataggtcataggtgtaccagaatctcatggcaaacaaaaatattggaaaagtgtgtctttcacatggcaaatgtctatggctttattgtcacctgtcaaagtaaatcaagtgaactgtcagtcgctgcagaaattttgtaatctcttcatgcctatttgttatttttgtgaaaaagtcgaaaaagctcaagcaagtcatattgttttcaatgtgtattgtaaaataaggcataattcaaagtcaatctttgattttaaagcgcgtcgttgagttgacagtaagttggagtgaaatgttttgatacatttagtttattacctaactgcgtcagaaggagggtttttttatattattcttataatagctgatttatcgggggtttcaggtgtacctcacaaattggtgcagaggaatggtgaaaatgttatgaccatgtaaataaaattgaaaaagatttcatcaagcaagatagaataaattgaaatgctggaagagcaatttataataaatacctctttatcttgatcatctattgaagaaaagtggaatccttggaatcgttttctagttctgaatgaagtgattagttataagtatgatacagtcataataaaattagttacataaactAATAtactatttacttatttttcaagacattttcctattattattactgacgggattgctaccatgtaccttagttttgagtttccaatatttcggcaccgaagaaattaaaaccagacatcgttcagatgtgcgttcaaaagacctgagatttaaaaaaatcccacgttttgtttaaacagtaagcgataaaaagtgacttgaaaatggaatacaaaatgataaatgataagtctttatcaatgaagaagcagaagttcaatttcatgtgtcctccatctaggctagtttccatcgtcactcaaagtttggatgcggtctcaaatttgggcttaattgaggtattttttgggtgagaggcataagaactaatgccgttttatatgtaaaattcatacttagaggtactcAACCCGGTACAAAGtctttccttgtatgttagtctgccactctttagtaagtcccgaaatccccgcttcggctcccctactaaccattctaaccattgtacacagataatatcttaaatgcagcttttcatgttactacgtcacattttcaaaatccgcgcggaaaatcgctcctagcggaagagcgcactttgagcttgaatatttcagtcatttttaaagatatcaaaaaagtaaaaatacagtattcattctaattttttgtagttttttttggcatcttcaacaaaaattgtgcgccatgtccattaaaTGTTCGCTGTCTTGAACCCTGTTGGTATTACCCACAGAGAACTACAACGCCGCCGCCACCTCTAACACCACCACCTAAGCCACCGCTACCAAAAAAGAAGAAAACGGAAACAGATGGCCAGAGTTCATTTTATAAAGAAGCAGTGGAAACATTGAGAGTTATTAGGGaaagaaaaaatacctcacGAAATCCTGCTGATGATCTAACAAGTTTtgggttatacagggtgtcccgtaatgtaacgtcaagccggaactgggtgttgaggcaagttgtgctggttatcagaaaaatataaaaaaaaatctatgtggcctattttcaaaataataggcatttaaaaaaaaattaaaaaatctactccaggtgacggttcttttactcgtgttgccacaaatcttcactttttccaaaatttttttttattatgtaaccctgaataatgcttctctaaattgttatcaaaattacaaaaccagctgctccagcttggatgaaaaaaatacattattcccaaaaaaaaattcaaaataaaaattttgcctagtttaaactaactgtactgaaaaaaaaatgtactacgcgagtgtggcaagtgacgtcataatttggcgcatttagtaaggattccaaaatggtataacacttggtaaatttttgctgtaattgtcgtcaatttttggttttttggaaataatcccgtttttaactttatctaccttggttaaaaattattattctaatgtgcccaaaattcaagtttgtgtgactgactaccgtacagtcagtcacagaaacttttgtcaccatgacagtaattagtagttgacatactgtgacaaaagttacccgtgcgcgcgcgcctttactacctgctctgcctacacttgtacttggtaacagggataataaggatatgaagtttcggttatggatacggttacggatattagaataatattataccggtttcggttacgggcacggatatgaaatcatttcagattatccgaaagttcaggttacggaattattagaatttcaaaaatgtaggtataatacaaatatcaAGATGCtacgtgagcgtgacccacatagctactttatgtaccaactaagacgacacctatgtatgataaaggtaaaacaggctggcatattagatggtgccagcgaatgccagacaagttggtaacaaacattaagatttaaggtacaattccaagacgggccgcagaccgcaaactgcaaccgcaaactgcaaaactatgaaatcggcagcgcggcattgcagctaagccgtgtatactgcagatttcatagagttttgcagtttggaattgtacccctagactccgcctttatccgaaactatccgtaacttttgaatcagtttcggttacggttatggatatttttttatttcgaatatccgatagtttcggttacggttacggatatccataacatcccatgcttggtaagatggccctctccgtcctgCTCATACctattaaaatggcttctccacctcacttaagccagaaacttgaattttgggcacattagaataatatttttaaccaaggtagataaagttaaaaacgggattatttccaataaacaaaaattgtcgacaattacagcaagattttacaaagtgttataccattttggaattcttactaaatgcgccaaattataacgtcacttgccacactcgcgtagtacaattttttttcagtacagtcaatTTAAACTAGgcgaaatttttattttgatattttttttgggaataaagtatttttttcatccaagttggagcagctggttttgtaattttgataacaatttagagaagcattattcagggtaacataacaaaaaaaaaatttggaaaaagtgaagatttgtggcaacacgagtaaaaagaccctcaccgggagtagaattttttgattttttttaaatgcctattattttgacaaaatgccacatagattttttttaatatttttctgataaccagcacaacttgcctcaacacccagttccggcttgacgttacattacgggacaccctgtatattgcagCACGTTTACGACAATATTCACCACATTTACAATGTAAAgctaagtataaaataaacgaAGTGTTATATAAAATGGACATAGAAAGCCTGGGATCAACATACAGCTCTCTTATTACTTCTGCTTCCAGCATAGATGATAGTGATAGTCCATTTCCTACAGCTTTCAAATTAACTCGAAGGTTTTCAACAGCAGATGATCAATGTGAAGAAATGATTAATGAAAACTCCTAAACCCATACTTGTGACGCTTTGGAAATAGCTTAATATACGTCAAAAACATCAGAGA
It includes:
- the LOC135086918 gene encoding uncharacterized protein LOC135086918, translated to MDWNKETILNFIKFIRERPAIWNTQSPDHKIKNKRHDAMVEVAMLMGISIKEVNTKWTILRNQFSREKRKMTGSRADSVYKTKWYAYKEMEHLMACNTPIININNSERTTTPPPPLTPPPKPPLPKKKKTETDGQSSFYKEAVETLRVIRERKNTSRNPADDLTSFGLYRVSRNVTSSRNWVLSIDDSDSPFPTAFKLTRRFSTADDQCEEMINENS